A genomic segment from Candidatus Brocadia sinica JPN1 encodes:
- the tyrS gene encoding tyrosine--tRNA ligase: protein MFRDVEEQLEVILRGTVDIVTKEELIKKLKRSHKENKPLRIKLGLDPTAPDIHIGNAIPIHKLSAFQSLGHTAILIIGDYTATVGDPSGVNKTRPMISYEKVLENARTYLSQAGRILDMKKTEVIYNSEWFKKMTFHEVIQLAAKMTVARMMERDDFTRRYHAGIPISVHEFIYPLMQGYDSIMVKSDVELGGTDQLFSLLVGRDLQRDAGVEPQVALTTPLLEGIDGNKKMSKSLGNYIGVTESPGEMFGKAMSIPDNLMQKYFELATDLSRDEINQLLDVHTHPRAAKVALAKAIVRRYHDRKDAEAAAAEFDRVFKERELPDKIPDVEISGSELTDGKIWIAKLIVFCGFSATNSEARRLVQQGGVSINNDSIHDPTLNIEIKPDMILKVGKRRFARIVMKN, encoded by the coding sequence ATGTTTAGAGATGTCGAAGAACAATTAGAGGTCATACTGCGTGGAACGGTAGATATTGTTACAAAAGAAGAATTGATAAAGAAACTGAAGAGATCACACAAAGAAAATAAACCACTTCGTATAAAATTGGGACTCGATCCCACAGCCCCTGACATCCATATCGGGAATGCCATACCCATCCACAAATTGAGCGCATTCCAGTCGCTCGGGCATACGGCCATTCTTATCATTGGGGATTATACAGCGACAGTGGGTGATCCTTCAGGGGTCAACAAAACGCGTCCCATGATTAGCTACGAAAAGGTGTTGGAAAATGCCAGGACCTATCTTTCGCAAGCAGGTAGGATCCTTGATATGAAAAAGACGGAGGTGATTTACAACAGTGAGTGGTTTAAGAAAATGACCTTCCATGAGGTCATCCAACTCGCTGCAAAGATGACCGTTGCCAGAATGATGGAACGTGACGATTTTACCAGGCGTTACCATGCCGGCATTCCCATCAGCGTGCATGAGTTCATTTACCCACTCATGCAGGGCTACGATTCCATTATGGTAAAAAGTGACGTAGAATTGGGAGGCACAGACCAGTTATTCAGCCTGCTTGTGGGAAGAGACCTGCAAAGGGACGCGGGTGTGGAACCTCAGGTTGCTTTGACCACTCCTCTCCTTGAAGGAATCGATGGGAATAAAAAAATGAGCAAGAGTCTGGGAAATTATATCGGAGTAACCGAATCTCCCGGCGAAATGTTTGGCAAGGCAATGTCTATTCCGGATAACCTGATGCAGAAGTATTTTGAACTTGCAACAGATCTGAGTAGAGATGAGATAAACCAACTCCTTGATGTCCATACCCATCCACGCGCTGCAAAAGTAGCTTTGGCCAAGGCAATTGTTCGGCGTTATCATGATAGGAAGGATGCAGAGGCAGCCGCTGCTGAGTTTGATCGTGTCTTTAAAGAGCGCGAACTCCCAGATAAAATTCCTGATGTCGAAATATCCGGGAGCGAACTGACGGATGGCAAGATATGGATTGCCAAACTTATCGTTTTCTGTGGCTTTTCGGCTACCAACAGTGAGGCGCGACGATTGGTTCAGCAAGGCGGGGTGAGCATAAATAACGACTCCATTCATGATCCCACTTTGAATATTGAGATAAAACCCGATATGATTCTTAAGGTAGGAAAACGCAGGTTTGCACGGATAGTAATGAAAAATTAA
- a CDS encoding CPBP family intramembrane glutamic endopeptidase, producing MNSVQSKHRVTLNCRWNLKDAIKVFLAYVILMFVGMPLIVRFINTLFGFNVLNNIAQRSLILFISLFVNVLICACVLYIVCIQYRQSITSLGLSAANLFVNIKQGIKRYLITLPLIMLAGFIINLISGYFGQNPEMQDVVRWVLEEKSLFVLVSLIFFGIVIAPVIEEIMFRGFLQPALKNFFGGRYAIVLSASLFAGVHMDIFAFFQIFILGMLLGYLYEKTQTLVASIIVHVLHNSLTLVFLLYFKYFLKGKVPVF from the coding sequence GTGAATAGCGTCCAAAGTAAACACAGAGTCACACTCAATTGTCGCTGGAATCTAAAAGATGCCATAAAGGTTTTTCTGGCTTACGTGATCCTTATGTTTGTCGGGATGCCTCTCATTGTGCGGTTTATTAACACATTATTTGGTTTTAACGTTCTGAACAACATCGCACAGCGGAGCCTGATTCTTTTTATTTCCCTTTTTGTTAACGTATTGATCTGTGCCTGCGTATTGTACATTGTCTGCATCCAATATCGTCAATCAATTACCTCCCTGGGCCTGTCTGCCGCAAATTTATTTGTCAATATAAAACAGGGTATTAAACGATATCTCATTACGTTGCCCCTCATCATGCTTGCGGGTTTCATTATCAACCTGATTTCCGGCTATTTCGGGCAAAATCCGGAAATGCAGGATGTAGTTCGATGGGTGCTGGAAGAAAAGTCACTCTTCGTCCTGGTCAGTTTGATATTTTTCGGGATTGTTATTGCCCCCGTTATCGAGGAGATTATGTTTCGCGGATTTCTGCAGCCGGCGTTGAAAAATTTCTTCGGCGGACGATATGCCATTGTACTAAGCGCGTCACTTTTTGCAGGTGTGCACATGGATATCTTTGCCTTTTTTCAGATATTTATTCTGGGAATGCTCCTGGGATATTTATATGAAAAGACTCAAACTCTCGTTGCATCTATCATCGTGCATGTTTTACACAATTCATTAACCTTGGTTTTTTTACTGTATTTTAAATACTTTTTAAAGGGAAAGGTTCCAGTATTCTAA
- a CDS encoding secondary thiamine-phosphate synthase enzyme YjbQ, with product MDKLQVTTRSHAEFIDITQEVNEILEKREIKEGVCYVYVPHTTAAVTINENADPSVRKDIVNELDRLVPGNGHYTHGEGNAAAHIKATLVGSSISVPISDGKLALGTWQGIYFCEFDGPRRREVFVQIMKRE from the coding sequence ATGGACAAACTTCAGGTAACAACGCGTTCCCATGCAGAGTTTATTGATATCACACAGGAAGTGAATGAAATCTTGGAAAAGCGAGAGATTAAAGAAGGGGTATGTTATGTATATGTACCCCATACTACAGCAGCCGTCACGATTAATGAAAACGCCGATCCCTCAGTTCGGAAAGACATAGTAAATGAACTTGACAGGCTGGTGCCAGGGAATGGTCACTATACCCATGGGGAAGGGAATGCCGCTGCTCATATCAAAGCCACTCTGGTCGGTTCATCAATATCGGTGCCCATATCTGACGGGAAATTGGCGCTTGGAACATGGCAAGGCATCTATTTTTGTGAATTTGACGGGCCCCGGCGCAGAGAAGTTTTTGTGCAAATTATGAAACGTGAATAG
- the cas6 gene encoding CRISPR system precrRNA processing endoribonuclease RAMP protein Cas6, protein MAKFRFTICAKDHIRFPAYKGSAFRGGFGYAFKRVVCVIKGKACDECLLKQKCIYSYIFETPPPEDTEMLRLYPKVPHPFVIEPPNTEKQSFEPGEEFAFHVILIGQAIDYLPYFIYTFTELGKQGIGQGRGKYDLIQVEGIGLGNEAVPIYQNTTQTLTNHYPIIHAHQMGINSQDTHNEVISQSNPPYQGGHQFNSPYRSTERSRRSQEETKGGVNAPQQDCSQENNHNNTITISLLTPLRLRFDGHITDKIEFHVLIRNLLRRISSLSYFHCGEKVEIDFKGLIEKARAVRQGASDIHWFDWKRYSTRQEEWMSLGGVTGTVSYEGDLSEFMLFLRLGEYVHVGKGTSFGLGRYSITV, encoded by the coding sequence ATGGCGAAGTTCAGATTCACCATCTGCGCCAAAGATCACATACGCTTTCCTGCCTATAAAGGCTCTGCCTTTCGCGGTGGTTTCGGATATGCCTTTAAACGGGTCGTCTGTGTGATAAAAGGCAAGGCATGTGATGAGTGCCTTCTGAAACAGAAATGCATTTATTCGTACATCTTTGAGACGCCGCCTCCGGAAGACACCGAAATGCTCCGGCTTTACCCCAAGGTGCCACACCCCTTTGTTATTGAGCCACCTAATACGGAAAAACAGTCCTTTGAACCCGGCGAAGAATTTGCCTTTCATGTAATCCTTATCGGCCAGGCCATAGATTACCTGCCCTATTTTATTTATACCTTTACTGAATTGGGAAAACAGGGGATCGGGCAGGGTCGGGGAAAATACGATCTGATACAGGTGGAGGGTATCGGTTTAGGAAACGAGGCAGTCCCGATTTACCAGAATACCACCCAAACCCTCACAAACCACTATCCCATAATACACGCCCATCAAATGGGCATAAATTCACAAGATACACATAACGAAGTAATATCTCAGTCGAATCCCCCTTATCAAGGGGGACACCAATTCAATTCCCCCTATCGCTCGACTGAGCGCTCACGACGAAGTCAAGAGGAGACAAAGGGAGGTGTAAACGCACCACAACAGGATTGCTCTCAGGAAAATAACCATAATAACACAATAACCATCTCGCTATTAACCCCCCTACGCCTGCGTTTTGATGGTCATATAACCGACAAGATCGAATTCCACGTCCTCATCAGGAACCTCCTGCGCCGTATCTCTTCTCTATCCTATTTTCATTGTGGAGAAAAGGTGGAGATAGATTTTAAAGGTCTTATTGAAAAAGCAAGGGCAGTCAGGCAGGGTGCATCGGATATTCATTGGTTTGACTGGAAACGCTATTCTACACGGCAGGAAGAATGGATGTCGCTGGGTGGTGTCACGGGCACCGTTTCATACGAAGGTGATTTATCAGAATTCATGCTATTTCTAAGACTGGGTGAATATGTGCATGTGGGGAAAGGGACGTCATTTGGGTTGGGGAGGTATAGTATTACCGTATAA
- a CDS encoding nucleotidyl transferase AbiEii/AbiGii toxin family protein: MIKFESLFSALNKAKVHYLVVGGIAVNLYGIERATADIDLVVDLEENNLNRFITVMKELNFKPKIPVRLADFMKKEIREGWIKEKGMLVFSLFDPKNPFFILDIFVAIPFNFDVVYEEREEIHAGKTIIPVVPIHYLIEMKEKTGRPQDIADVFYLRKIQEEWNNEN; the protein is encoded by the coding sequence TTGATCAAGTTTGAAAGCCTATTTTCTGCATTAAATAAAGCAAAGGTTCACTATTTAGTTGTTGGTGGAATTGCAGTTAACCTCTATGGTATCGAAAGGGCCACAGCAGATATTGACCTTGTTGTGGATTTGGAAGAAAATAACCTTAACAGATTTATTACAGTGATGAAAGAACTCAATTTCAAGCCGAAAATTCCCGTAAGACTTGCAGACTTTATGAAAAAAGAAATAAGAGAGGGCTGGATTAAAGAGAAGGGGATGCTGGTGTTTAGTCTTTTTGACCCTAAGAATCCCTTTTTTATTCTTGATATTTTTGTAGCAATACCCTTCAATTTCGATGTCGTCTACGAAGAGAGGGAGGAAATCCACGCCGGAAAAACAATTATTCCGGTAGTGCCGATACACTATCTCATCGAAATGAAAGAAAAGACTGGCAGACCTCAGGATATTGCGGATGTATTTTACCTGAGGAAAATACAGGAGGAATGGAATAATGAAAACTGA
- a CDS encoding HEPN domain-containing protein gives MDEDRKKGVQYWLESSEDDWKVANHLFEKGDYSYSLFFGHLTIEKVLKAIYASKLKETPPYTHMLVYLAEKVSLRMTGEQLELLETVTDFNIEARYPDEKFSFKKKCTRNFTEGYLIKIKEMKEWLLRQIQS, from the coding sequence ATGGACGAAGACCGAAAAAAAGGAGTTCAATACTGGCTTGAATCTTCAGAAGATGACTGGAAGGTTGCAAACCACCTTTTTGAAAAAGGGGATTATTCATATTCGTTATTCTTTGGACATTTGACTATAGAAAAGGTTTTGAAAGCTATCTATGCGAGTAAACTTAAAGAAACCCCTCCCTATACTCATATGCTTGTTTATCTGGCAGAGAAGGTATCACTCAGGATGACAGGAGAACAATTAGAACTTCTTGAAACAGTTACCGATTTTAACATAGAAGCAAGATACCCCGATGAAAAGTTCTCCTTTAAGAAAAAATGCACAAGGAATTTTACCGAAGGGTATCTAATCAAGATCAAGGAGATGAAGGAATGGCTATTGCGACAGATTCAGTCATAG
- a CDS encoding nucleotidyltransferase domain-containing protein, whose product MAIATDSVIEIAKRYIEVLEKNGIKIREAILFGSFVKGTAKEWSDIDVALVSPDFTGDRFEDRRRIVPLRRKIDSRIEPIPFRPEDFYDGGMLAEEIKRTGLRIPIKGLK is encoded by the coding sequence ATGGCTATTGCGACAGATTCAGTCATAGAAATAGCAAAAAGGTATATTGAGGTACTTGAGAAAAACGGGATCAAGATACGGGAGGCAATCCTCTTCGGCTCTTTTGTAAAGGGAACGGCGAAAGAATGGAGCGATATTGACGTTGCGCTGGTTTCGCCTGATTTTACAGGAGACAGATTTGAAGATCGGAGGAGGATTGTACCGCTGAGAAGAAAAATAGATAGCAGGATAGAGCCGATTCCTTTTAGACCAGAAGATTTTTATGATGGAGGGATGCTGGCGGAGGAAATAAAGAGGACAGGATTAAGAATACCAATAAAAGGTTTAAAGTAA